In Myxocyprinus asiaticus isolate MX2 ecotype Aquarium Trade chromosome 3, UBuf_Myxa_2, whole genome shotgun sequence, the following proteins share a genomic window:
- the LOC127427717 gene encoding condensin complex subunit 2-like, with protein MSAFSTPTYCQRQWSSPVVGHKAALSATSTPLLDNIQGNDDEQERRQRRRSKVIDLHGVNDSSINEAGSHSSAATPAAVPKLSSAQISEHYSTCIKLSTENKITTKNAFGLHLIDYMADILKQKDSELNFKVAAGTLDASTKIYAVRVDAVHADAYRVLGGLGSETKPKESQNGDEEGELAEGSQGEQVAAKQTTKKRPPKKTVEQNLSNINLSESEMKCEVDPMFQRMAASFDENSTAGVFLSVLFIEDSRCELRFPSHMTLLKSQPPPVQISPQHVPASPFTGRLKTLEDKPICPSLEDFSFTRWTPEQTTNLNQLLEKMKQGEHAFDVNADIEPDVDEGPDFGDHFDADVDEGRPDCEEYKEQREFCSKSPERGRGVIPIGKVDIATMCLQLSDQPREYSYFSPRTMATWVGPGYWLFKPGHKQDHKPDKEPRKRAPKNPLVIDFKEDIHFQNYFKTTRAATTISKSALNSTNKKTTLPADFQYPPSNLSQLGLKPSNTLNAEGKKRLSGELGEEVGEYDYNNANDTANFCPGLQEGDSEDADGFAGSDDSQTDRPNPFSLDTDGISTYGEDCLVPEPHKVNTIEINYAKMAKKMDMKKLKTTMWSLLTESPENPAKEVASEETSEVPSEKSFSHSVRNLVQRLPSTMATNLSVPLAFVALLHLANEKNLELHKIDGMTDIIIKQGH; from the exons ATGAGCGCATTCAGCACCCCGACATACTGTCAACGGCAGTGGTCCTCCCCCGTAGTGGGACACAAAGCGGCTCTTTCGGCCACTAGCACACCTCTCTTGGACAATATTCAGGGAAACGACGATGAGCAGGAGAGAAGACAAAGACGCAGGTCCAAAGTCATTGACCTTCATGGTGTGAACGATTCTTCCATTAACGAGGCCGGTAGCCACAG TTCTGCAGCCACCCCTGCCGCAGTTCCAAAACTGTCATCTGCACAGATATCTGAACATTACTCAACCTGCATCAAGCTCTCCACTGAAAAT AAAATTACCACAAAGAATGCATTTGGCTTGCACCTCATTGATTACATGGCAGACATTCTCAAGCAGAAAGACTCCGAGCTCAACTTCAAG GTGGCAGCAGGCACCCTGGACGCAAGCACAAAAATCTATGCGGTGAGGGTGGATGCAGTTCACGCTGATGCTTACAGAGTTCTGGGAGGCTTGGGTTCAGAGACCAAACCAAAAGAGA GTCAAAATGGTGATGAGGAAGGCGAGCTAGCAGAGGGCAGTCAGGGAGAGCAGGTGGCTGCAAAGCAGACTACTAAGAAAAGACCTCCAAAGAAGACAGTGGAGCAGAACCTCAGTAACATCAATCTTTCTGAATCTGAGATGAAGTGTGAG GTGGACCCCATGTTCCAGCGCATGGCTGCTTCCTTCGATGAGAACAGTACAGCAGGAGTGTTCCTTTCCGTGCTGTTCATTGAGGACAGTCGCTGTGAGCTGCGCTTTCCTTCACATATGACCTTGCTGAAGTCACAGCCTCCTCCTGTACAGATCTCTCCTCAGCACGTTCCTGCCTCACCATTTACAG GTCGTCTGAAGACATTGGAGGACAAGCCAATCTGTCCATCCTTAGAGGATTTCTCTTTCACTAGATGGACTCCTGAGCAG ACCACAAATCTCAACCAGCTGCTTGAGAAGATGAAGCAGGGAGAGCATGCATTTGATGTCAATGCAGACATTGAACCAGATGTTGATGAGGGTCCAGACTTTGGGGATCATTTTGATGCAGATGTGGATGAAGGCAGGCCAGACTGTGAGGAGTATAAGGAACAAAGAGAATTTTGTTCAAAAAGCCCTGAGAGAGGACG AGGTGTTATTCCTATTGGCAAGGTGGATATTGCCACCATGTGTCTGCAGTTGTCTGATCAGCCCAGAGAGTACTCGTACTTCAGTCCCAGGACCATGGCCACCTGGGTCGGACCTGGCTACTGGCTCTTCAAACCTGGACATAAAC AGGATCACAAACCAGACAAAGAACCCCGGAAGCGGGCACCAAAGAATCCCCTGGTTATTGATTTTAAAGAAGATATCCACTTCCAGAATTACTTTAAGACAACTAGA GCAGCAACTACTATTAGTAAATCTGCTCTAAATAGCACCAATAAGAAAACCACACTTCCAGCAGACTTCCAGTATCCACCCAGTAACCTATCACAACTCGGCCTCAAACCCTCCAACACa CTCAATGCAGAGGGCAAGAAGAGATTATCAGGAGAGCTGGGTGAGGAAGTAGGAGAGTACGACTACAACAACGCCAATGACACGGCCAACTTCTGTCCTGGTCTTCAG GAGGGAGACAGTGAGGATGCTGATGGCTTTGCAGGATCTGATGActctcagacagacagaccaaaccCTTTCTCTCTTGACACAGATGGCATCTCTACATATGGAGAGGACTGTCTTGTTCCTGAGCCTCACAAG GTTAATACCATTGAGATAAACTATGCCAAAATGGCCAAAAAGATGGACATGAAGAAGCTGAAGACCACTATGTGGAGTCTTTTAACAGAAAGTCCGGAAAACCCAGCCAAG GAGGTGGCGAGTGAGGAGACATCAGAAGTACCTAGTGAAAAATCATTCAGCCATTCTGTCAGAAATCTTGTACAAAG GCTTCCCTCCACAATGGCTACGAATCTCTCAGTACCCTTGGCCTTTGTTGCCCTTCTGCACCTGGCTAATGAGAAA AACTTGGAGCTGCACAAGATTGACGGCATGACT